In a genomic window of Pseudomonas mohnii:
- the flgC gene encoding flagellar basal body rod protein FlgC gives MSLSSVFNIAGSGMSAQTTRLNTVASNIANAETVSSSIDQTYRARHPVFATMFQGGQSGGSDSLFQNQDAAGQGVQVMGVVEDQSNLEARYEPNHPAADAKGYVYYPNVNVVEEMADMISASRSFQTNAEMMNTAKTMMQKVLTLGQ, from the coding sequence ATGTCCCTGTCCAGTGTTTTTAACATTGCCGGTAGCGGCATGAGTGCGCAAACCACTCGTTTGAACACCGTTGCTTCGAACATCGCCAACGCCGAAACCGTCTCTTCGAGCATCGACCAGACCTATCGTGCGCGTCATCCGGTATTCGCCACCATGTTCCAGGGCGGCCAGAGCGGCGGCAGCGATTCGCTGTTCCAGAACCAGGACGCCGCCGGTCAAGGCGTGCAGGTCATGGGCGTGGTCGAAGATCAGAGCAACCTCGAGGCGCGTTACGAGCCGAACCATCCGGCTGCCGATGCCAAGGGCTACGTCTACTACCCGAACGTCAACGTAGTGGAAGAAATGGCTGACATGATTTCCGCGAGTCGTTCGTTCCAGACCAACGCTGAAATGATGAACACCGCCAAAACCATGATGCAGAAAGTCCTGACCCTCGGTCAGTGA
- the flgB gene encoding flagellar basal body rod protein FlgB: MSISFDKALGIHEKALGFRAQRAEVLANNIANADTPNYKARDLEFSKVLEAQSDKAKNGTFALNMTNSRHIEAEGLGNGDESLMYRTPMQPSIDQNTVDAQLEQSNYAENAVGFQASFTLLNSKFKGLVSALRGE; the protein is encoded by the coding sequence ATGAGCATCAGCTTCGATAAAGCGCTCGGTATTCACGAAAAGGCTCTGGGCTTTCGCGCTCAGCGCGCCGAAGTTCTGGCCAACAACATTGCCAACGCCGACACCCCGAACTACAAGGCTCGGGATCTGGAGTTCTCGAAAGTGCTCGAGGCGCAGAGCGATAAAGCCAAGAACGGCACGTTCGCCTTGAACATGACCAACAGTCGTCATATCGAAGCCGAAGGCCTGGGTAATGGTGACGAGTCGCTGATGTATCGCACGCCGATGCAACCGTCGATCGACCAGAACACCGTGGACGCTCAACTGGAACAGTCGAACTACGCGGAAAACGCAGTTGGCTTCCAGGCCAGCTTCACGCTGCTCAACAGCAAATTCAAAGGGCTGGTGTCAGCCCTGCGCGGAGAGTAA
- a CDS encoding flagella synthesis protein FlgN, producing MQDTNLLQLIIDDFAPAQQLLELLQIESLALHGRDMPLLENVLAQKQALIILLEQHGRKRSEILASLNLPANRSGLEQLASQSSVGEALLAQSDVLTNLLAQCHTTNASNGQSILIQQAATATQLKILTGGEPPALYDASGSFSKLVKPRPLSQA from the coding sequence ATGCAAGACACTAATTTACTGCAACTGATCATCGACGATTTTGCTCCAGCGCAACAATTGCTGGAGTTACTGCAGATCGAGTCCCTCGCCTTGCATGGTCGCGACATGCCTCTGCTCGAAAACGTTCTAGCGCAGAAACAGGCATTGATCATCTTGCTCGAACAGCATGGCCGCAAGCGCAGCGAGATCCTCGCCAGCCTCAACCTGCCAGCCAACCGCAGCGGCCTGGAACAATTGGCCAGCCAGTCAAGCGTTGGCGAAGCATTGCTGGCGCAAAGCGATGTGCTGACCAACCTCCTGGCCCAGTGCCACACGACCAATGCCAGCAACGGACAGTCGATCCTGATACAGCAAGCCGCTACGGCTACCCAGCTGAAAATTCTGACCGGCGGCGAACCTCCCGCGCTCTACGATGCCAGCGGATCATTCTCCAAGCTTGTGAAACCGCGCCCGCTCAGTCAGGCTTAA
- the flgD gene encoding flagellar hook assembly protein FlgD — MSVSDSTSGLSLKDVLANSSVKTSTTKDSLGSAVSGSTGNQSLGKDAFLQLLVTQLKNQNPLDPQDNSAFVAQLAQFSSLEGITTLNDTVSGIAGNYNSSQALQASSLVGRSVVAQTDTAVVDTSKSFNGTAVVPASTNPVTIKITDTDGKVVRTIDLGSQQAGNASFIWDGKNDAGEVAKAGTYKFAANATYDSQATSLVTYLPATVNSVTISQTGGELMLNLAGLGSVALSKVQTIGI, encoded by the coding sequence ATGAGTGTTAGCGATTCCACCAGCGGTTTGAGCCTCAAGGATGTCTTGGCCAATTCTTCGGTCAAAACCAGCACCACGAAGGACAGTCTGGGTTCGGCGGTCAGCGGCTCCACAGGCAACCAGTCCCTGGGCAAGGACGCGTTCCTGCAGTTGCTGGTGACGCAACTGAAAAACCAGAACCCGCTGGACCCGCAGGACAACAGCGCGTTCGTGGCTCAATTGGCACAGTTCAGTAGCCTGGAAGGGATTACCACGCTCAACGATACGGTCAGCGGCATTGCCGGCAACTACAACTCGTCTCAAGCGTTGCAGGCTTCTTCGCTGGTAGGTCGTTCTGTTGTTGCCCAGACCGACACCGCAGTGGTCGACACCTCCAAGAGTTTCAACGGTACGGCGGTCGTACCTGCCTCGACGAATCCGGTGACGATCAAGATCACTGATACCGATGGCAAAGTCGTTCGCACCATCGACCTGGGCAGCCAGCAAGCCGGTAATGCCAGTTTCATCTGGGACGGCAAAAACGATGCGGGCGAGGTGGCCAAGGCCGGCACTTACAAGTTTGCGGCTAACGCGACTTACGACAGCCAGGCGACCTCGCTGGTGACTTACCTGCCGGCCACCGTCAACAGCGTGACCATCAGCCAGACCGGCGGTGAGTTGATGCTGAACCTGGCAGGCCTGGGCAGTGTTGCCCTGTCCAAAGTACAGACCATTGGTATATAG
- the flgA gene encoding flagellar basal body P-ring formation chaperone FlgA gives MNTEPTFFRRLTTPYRKLLGVLAAVCLFNAGSPALADAVTLPDMLIGVTQGFLEFTVEDYLATSQTEGRYEIQVNQLDPRLRMPMCDKELTASLESPAKPLGRVTVKVRCEGASPWTVFVPAQVRLFRDVVTTTRPLRRAGIVEPGDVTLRERDISLISQGYLTSVDQAIGQRLTRPTVTDQVITLVHIEQAEVIRKGDQVVITARSGTLSVRMPGEALASGGLNEQIRVKNLNSQRVIKAQVTAPGQVEVSM, from the coding sequence ATGAACACAGAACCGACATTTTTTCGACGCCTGACCACACCCTACCGCAAACTGCTCGGTGTGTTGGCGGCCGTATGCCTGTTCAACGCTGGCAGCCCTGCCCTTGCTGACGCGGTTACCTTGCCTGACATGCTTATCGGCGTCACTCAGGGCTTTCTTGAGTTCACCGTAGAAGACTATCTGGCCACCAGTCAAACGGAAGGTCGCTACGAAATCCAGGTCAACCAGCTCGATCCCCGATTGCGCATGCCAATGTGCGACAAGGAATTGACAGCCTCGCTGGAGAGTCCAGCCAAGCCGTTGGGACGGGTAACGGTCAAGGTTCGCTGCGAAGGCGCTTCGCCCTGGACGGTGTTCGTACCCGCTCAAGTACGCCTGTTTCGCGACGTCGTGACCACCACTCGACCGCTGCGCCGTGCCGGCATTGTCGAGCCTGGCGACGTCACCTTGCGAGAGCGCGACATCAGCCTGATCAGCCAGGGCTATCTGACCTCGGTGGATCAGGCGATCGGACAAAGACTGACCCGACCAACGGTCACTGACCAGGTCATTACCCTGGTGCACATCGAGCAGGCCGAAGTCATTCGCAAGGGCGATCAGGTGGTGATTACCGCGCGCAGCGGTACGCTCAGTGTGAGAATGCCTGGTGAGGCACTGGCCAGCGGTGGCCTGAACGAACAGATCCGGGTCAAGAACCTCAACTCCCAGCGAGTCATCAAGGCGCAGGTCACCGCGCCAGGTCAGGTGGAAGTGTCCATGTAG
- a CDS encoding sensor histidine kinase translates to MNDNQQALDFSTVIASTVHDMKNSLAMLMRAHSQWLANLPDPTRQSAEQGVIEFEFAHLNGMLVQLLGLYKLGVNQMPLQPAYHELDDFIEAQLACHQDVFASRGIAASFEVDPLSPLGFFDRELIASVLANSINNAIRYARHALLITVSDEAGQLVLTINDDGEGYPCEMIERQADYVQGINQSSGSTGLGLYFAGRIAALHQRNGVGGHTRISNGGPLGGGVFSLYLP, encoded by the coding sequence ATGAACGACAACCAGCAAGCATTGGATTTCTCTACGGTGATTGCTTCAACCGTACACGACATGAAGAACTCATTGGCGATGCTGATGCGCGCCCACAGCCAATGGTTGGCAAACCTGCCCGACCCGACCCGTCAATCTGCGGAGCAGGGCGTGATCGAGTTCGAGTTCGCTCACCTCAACGGCATGCTCGTGCAGTTGCTGGGGCTGTACAAGTTGGGCGTCAATCAAATGCCCCTGCAGCCGGCCTACCATGAGCTGGATGACTTCATTGAAGCGCAATTGGCGTGTCATCAGGACGTGTTCGCCAGTCGTGGTATTGCCGCTTCTTTCGAGGTCGATCCGCTGAGCCCTTTGGGTTTCTTCGATCGGGAGCTGATTGCTTCGGTATTGGCCAACAGCATCAACAACGCCATTCGTTATGCCCGGCATGCGCTATTGATCACCGTCAGCGATGAGGCTGGGCAACTGGTGCTGACCATCAACGATGATGGTGAAGGGTATCCGTGCGAGATGATCGAGCGACAGGCTGATTATGTGCAGGGTATCAATCAAAGTAGCGGTAGTACCGGGCTGGGTTTGTACTTTGCAGGGCGGATCGCGGCCTTGCATCAGCGAAACGGCGTCGGGGGGCACACCAGAATCAGCAACGGCGGCCCATTGGGTGGAGGCGTATTCAGTCTGTACCTGCCTTGA
- a CDS encoding glutamine synthetase family protein — translation MTAEGFLDGRRLQMARGVLLQCIMGGYPPARFYGSDDGDLALVADPAQTHRLPWTQQPRAFAICDADELTGASSNLSTRGQLKAVIARYAALGLAPVVATELEFFVFAPNTDPSQPFQPPTGLDGRSEDGHSAFSVSSNNGLRPFFSEVYACMAALGLPRDTFMHEMGVSQFEINLLHGDPLLLADQTFLFKHLLKEVALKHGLIVVCMAKPLAHTPGSSMHIHQSIVDIDNGHNVFSGEDGQPTATFRHFIAGQQACMADFTALFAPNVNSYQRLCHPFASPNNACWSHDNRAAGLRIPASSPVARRVENRLPGADANPYLAIAASLAAGLYGIERRLEPSDPIQGEFEVPDNLSLPCTLHAALERLKRSQLAKELFGKEFIEGYIASKTMELTSFYDEITPWERRVLAAQA, via the coding sequence ATGACCGCCGAGGGCTTTCTCGACGGACGCCGTTTGCAGATGGCGCGCGGTGTGCTGCTGCAATGCATCATGGGTGGGTATCCGCCAGCACGCTTTTATGGAAGCGATGATGGAGACCTCGCGCTGGTGGCAGATCCCGCGCAGACCCATCGCTTGCCCTGGACCCAGCAGCCACGGGCATTCGCCATTTGCGACGCGGATGAGCTGACCGGCGCCAGCTCCAATCTTTCTACTCGTGGTCAACTCAAGGCTGTTATCGCACGTTACGCGGCGCTTGGCCTCGCGCCGGTGGTGGCAACCGAGCTGGAGTTCTTTGTCTTTGCACCTAATACCGATCCGTCCCAACCCTTCCAGCCTCCAACAGGACTGGACGGACGTAGCGAGGATGGTCATTCGGCGTTCAGTGTCAGCTCCAATAACGGTCTGCGCCCGTTCTTCAGTGAGGTCTACGCCTGCATGGCGGCGTTGGGTTTGCCGCGCGATACATTCATGCACGAAATGGGCGTCAGTCAGTTTGAGATCAACCTGCTACATGGCGATCCGCTGCTATTGGCCGACCAGACATTCCTGTTCAAACATTTGCTCAAAGAGGTGGCGCTCAAGCATGGCCTGATCGTTGTCTGCATGGCCAAGCCATTGGCGCATACACCGGGCAGTTCGATGCATATCCACCAGAGCATCGTCGATATCGATAACGGACATAACGTATTCAGTGGTGAAGACGGCCAGCCGACGGCGACCTTCCGTCATTTCATTGCCGGACAGCAGGCCTGCATGGCCGACTTCACCGCGCTGTTTGCGCCGAACGTGAACTCGTATCAGCGCTTGTGCCATCCTTTCGCATCACCGAATAACGCTTGTTGGTCCCATGACAACCGGGCAGCAGGCTTGCGTATTCCGGCCAGTTCGCCGGTCGCTCGTCGGGTCGAGAATCGCTTGCCGGGGGCTGATGCCAATCCTTATCTGGCAATTGCCGCTAGCCTGGCGGCGGGACTCTATGGCATTGAACGACGACTGGAACCGAGCGATCCGATCCAGGGCGAATTTGAAGTGCCGGACAATCTTTCGTTACCCTGTACCTTGCATGCTGCTCTCGAGCGTCTGAAACGTAGCCAACTGGCAAAGGAACTGTTTGGCAAAGAGTTCATCGAAGGCTACATCGCTTCGAAGACCATGGAGTTGACCAGTTTTTACGATGAAATTACTCCCTGGGAGCGGCGTGTTCTAGCAGCCCAGGCCTGA
- the cheR gene encoding protein-glutamate O-methyltransferase CheR codes for MSTGNLDFEQFRVFLEKACGILLGENKQYLVSSRLNKLMEQQGIKSLGELVQRMQTQPRSGLREQVVDAMTTNETLWFRDTYPFEVLKNKVLPEAIKASPGQRLRIWSAACSSGQEPYSLSMSIDEFERVNMGQLRMGVQIVATDLSSTMLTNCKTGEYDSLAIGRGLSPERLQRYFDPKGPGRWVIKAPIKSRVEFRSFNLLDSYASLGKFDIVFCRNVLIYFSAEVKKDILLRIHSTLKPGGYLFLGASEALNGLPDHYQMVQCSPGIIYQAK; via the coding sequence TTGTCAACGGGTAATTTGGATTTCGAACAGTTCCGGGTATTCCTGGAAAAAGCCTGTGGCATTTTGCTCGGTGAAAACAAGCAGTATCTGGTCTCGAGCCGTCTCAACAAACTGATGGAGCAGCAGGGTATCAAGTCGTTGGGTGAGCTTGTCCAGCGCATGCAGACCCAACCGCGCAGCGGTTTGCGCGAGCAGGTGGTGGATGCCATGACCACCAACGAAACCCTGTGGTTTCGTGATACCTACCCCTTTGAAGTCTTGAAGAACAAGGTATTGCCCGAAGCGATCAAGGCCAGTCCCGGCCAGCGTCTGCGCATCTGGTCGGCGGCATGCTCGTCGGGTCAGGAGCCGTATTCGCTGTCGATGTCCATTGACGAGTTCGAGCGGGTCAACATGGGCCAGTTGAGGATGGGCGTGCAGATCGTTGCCACCGATCTTTCCAGCACCATGCTCACCAACTGCAAGACCGGCGAGTACGACAGCCTGGCCATTGGTCGCGGCCTGTCACCTGAGCGACTGCAACGATATTTTGACCCGAAAGGGCCGGGGCGCTGGGTCATCAAGGCTCCGATCAAGAGTCGGGTGGAGTTCCGCTCGTTCAATCTGCTGGACAGTTACGCCAGCCTGGGCAAGTTCGACATCGTGTTCTGTCGCAACGTCCTGATTTACTTCTCTGCCGAAGTGAAGAAGGACATCCTGTTGCGGATTCACAGTACATTGAAGCCCGGTGGTTATCTGTTCCTTGGTGCTTCGGAAGCGCTCAATGGATTGCCGGATCATTACCAGATGGTCCAGTGCAGTCCGGGGATCATTTACCAGGCGAAGTGA
- a CDS encoding chemotaxis protein CheV encodes MAGVMDSVNQRTQLVGQNRLELLLFRLDGQQLYGINVFKVREVLQCPQLTLMPKSSPVVCGVANIRGATIPILDLAMATGSGGLKDKNNPFVIITEYNTKTQGFLVRSVERIVNMNWEEIHPPPKGTGRDHYLTAVTRVDNQLVEIIDVEKVLAEVAPTPEAISAGVVDVETQHKALSLRVLTVDDSSVARKQVTRCLQTVGVEVVALNDGRQALDYLRKLVDEGKKPEEEFLMMISDIEMPEMDGYTLTAEIRSDPRMQKLHIILHTSLSGVFNQAMVKKVGADDFLAKFRPDDLASRVVDRIKAADIS; translated from the coding sequence ATGGCTGGTGTAATGGATTCGGTAAACCAGCGCACGCAACTGGTGGGGCAGAATCGCCTTGAGCTGTTGTTGTTCCGTCTTGACGGCCAGCAACTGTATGGGATCAACGTGTTCAAGGTTCGGGAGGTGCTGCAATGCCCCCAACTGACACTGATGCCAAAATCCAGTCCTGTCGTGTGCGGTGTGGCGAATATTCGGGGGGCGACCATTCCGATCCTTGATCTGGCGATGGCGACCGGCTCGGGTGGCTTGAAAGACAAAAACAATCCCTTCGTGATCATCACGGAGTACAACACCAAGACCCAGGGGTTCCTGGTGCGCTCGGTGGAGCGGATCGTGAACATGAACTGGGAGGAGATTCATCCGCCACCCAAGGGCACTGGCCGCGATCACTACCTGACGGCGGTGACTCGGGTCGACAATCAGCTCGTCGAAATCATCGATGTCGAAAAGGTGCTGGCGGAAGTGGCGCCGACACCGGAAGCGATCTCCGCAGGCGTGGTGGACGTCGAAACCCAGCACAAGGCGCTCTCTTTGCGTGTGCTGACGGTCGATGATTCGTCGGTGGCGCGCAAGCAGGTTACGCGTTGCCTGCAAACGGTGGGTGTCGAAGTGGTGGCGCTGAATGACGGTCGGCAAGCGCTGGATTACCTGCGCAAACTGGTCGACGAGGGCAAGAAGCCGGAAGAAGAGTTCCTGATGATGATCTCCGACATCGAGATGCCGGAGATGGACGGGTACACCCTCACGGCGGAGATCCGCAGCGACCCTCGCATGCAAAAACTTCATATCATCCTGCATACTTCGTTGTCGGGTGTGTTCAATCAGGCGATGGTCAAGAAAGTCGGTGCCGATGACTTCCTCGCCAAATTCCGTCCTGATGACCTGGCATCCCGGGTAGTCGACCGGATTAAAGCAGCAGACATTAGCTAG
- the flgM gene encoding flagellar biosynthesis anti-sigma factor FlgM yields the protein MVIDFSRLNSSSSLTGSTRTSASKAAAEADKSASLNTPAEQASTVKSGESVHLSNEAQQLQKVTDTLRDQPVVDNARVAALKAAIADGSYKVDSNRIASKLLNFEAQR from the coding sequence ATGGTCATCGATTTCAGCCGTTTGAACAGTTCCTCGTCACTTACGGGCAGTACACGTACCAGCGCAAGCAAGGCAGCGGCCGAGGCCGATAAATCCGCGTCGCTGAATACCCCGGCCGAACAGGCCAGTACCGTCAAAAGCGGGGAATCGGTACATCTCAGCAATGAGGCTCAACAGTTGCAAAAGGTCACTGATACGCTGCGCGATCAACCTGTCGTCGACAACGCCCGCGTGGCTGCGTTGAAAGCAGCGATTGCCGATGGCAGCTACAAAGTCGACAGCAACCGTATAGCCAGCAAACTGCTCAACTTCGAAGCCCAGCGCTAG
- a CDS encoding flagellar brake protein, giving the protein MSNALNADDAPQPPKVLSTPLEISSNLRQLQESHDPLIITFHERSQRFQSYLVDIDRETNMIALDEMIPRDGERFLLAGEPFKVEGFHEGVRIAWESNGPLTIDESGDSRCYRGTLPDEVVYHQRRNAFRAALKLAQLVDVDLDGEKIKTPISGKLLDISATGCKLRFSGDITDRLQLGQVYDRFVAALPFGKMTAPVELRYLHFEEKISTTFAGVRFHNMSGLVQRQVERFVYQLQREARRFDKDDF; this is encoded by the coding sequence GTGTCCAATGCCTTAAATGCGGATGATGCTCCGCAGCCACCCAAGGTGCTTAGCACGCCTCTGGAAATCTCCAGCAACCTGCGCCAGCTGCAAGAAAGTCATGACCCACTGATCATTACGTTCCACGAGCGCAGCCAGCGTTTCCAGAGCTATCTGGTGGACATTGATCGTGAAACCAACATGATTGCCCTGGACGAAATGATTCCCCGCGACGGCGAACGTTTCCTGTTGGCCGGCGAACCCTTCAAAGTCGAAGGCTTCCACGAAGGCGTGCGCATTGCCTGGGAAAGCAACGGTCCGCTGACTATCGACGAATCCGGCGATAGTCGTTGCTATCGCGGCACGCTGCCCGATGAAGTGGTCTACCACCAGCGCCGCAATGCATTTCGCGCGGCGTTGAAGCTGGCACAATTGGTCGACGTCGACCTTGATGGCGAGAAAATCAAGACACCGATCAGCGGCAAGCTGCTGGACATCTCGGCTACCGGTTGCAAGTTACGCTTTTCTGGCGACATCACTGACCGACTGCAATTGGGTCAAGTCTATGACCGTTTCGTGGCCGCCCTGCCCTTTGGCAAGATGACAGCCCCGGTCGAGTTGCGTTACCTGCACTTTGAAGAAAAGATCTCCACCACCTTCGCCGGTGTGCGCTTCCATAACATGAGCGGACTGGTGCAACGGCAGGTCGAGCGGTTCGTCTATCAGTTGCAACGCGAAGCGCGTCGCTTCGACAAAGACGACTTCTGA
- a CDS encoding MFS transporter, which produces MRQIWKSFRALYFASLMMLIGSGLLSTYLALRLAADHVDSLWVGALMAANYFGLVLGGKIGHRLIARVGHIRAYSACAGIVGAAVLGHGLVNWLPAWLFLRVIVGLGMMCQYMVIESWLNEQADTKQRGVVFSGYMIASYLGLVLGQLILVMHPGLGLELLMLVALCFALCLVPVALTRRIHPAPLHPAPMEPRFFIKRVPQSLSTVLGAGLIVGSFYGLAPLYASQQGLSTEQVGLFMGSCIFAGLLVQWPLGWLSDRYDRALLIRSFAFSLALAALPLAIMERVPLEVLFIAGFLCSLVQFCLYPLAVAFSNDHIEGDRRVSLTAMLLVTYGVGASIGPLVAGVLMKLFGSQMLYAFFSFFALILVWRIRPKAVTNLHQVDDAPLQHVAMPDSMSSSPLVAALDPRVNEQVVQDQMQNPIPSEPGAESEPEDDTPREQPDAGSEKSFTEARP; this is translated from the coding sequence ATGCGCCAAATCTGGAAATCCTTTCGAGCGCTTTATTTCGCCTCGCTGATGATGTTGATCGGTTCAGGCCTTTTGAGTACTTACCTGGCATTGCGTCTGGCTGCCGACCATGTCGACAGTCTGTGGGTCGGTGCGTTGATGGCTGCCAACTATTTTGGTCTGGTACTGGGCGGCAAGATCGGCCACCGGTTGATTGCCCGGGTCGGCCACATTCGAGCTTATTCGGCCTGTGCCGGGATCGTCGGCGCGGCGGTGCTAGGCCATGGTCTGGTGAACTGGTTGCCTGCCTGGCTATTCCTGCGGGTAATCGTCGGTCTCGGCATGATGTGCCAATACATGGTCATCGAGAGTTGGCTCAACGAACAAGCTGACACCAAGCAACGCGGGGTGGTGTTTAGCGGCTACATGATTGCGTCGTATCTGGGGTTGGTGCTGGGTCAGTTGATTCTGGTCATGCACCCGGGGCTGGGGCTCGAGTTACTGATGTTGGTCGCCCTGTGCTTTGCTTTGTGCCTGGTGCCGGTGGCCCTGACCCGACGCATTCACCCGGCGCCGTTGCATCCGGCACCGATGGAGCCGAGGTTCTTTATCAAGCGTGTGCCGCAGTCGTTGAGTACGGTGTTGGGGGCTGGGCTGATCGTCGGTTCGTTTTATGGCTTGGCACCGCTGTATGCCTCTCAGCAAGGGTTGTCCACCGAGCAGGTCGGTTTGTTCATGGGTAGCTGCATTTTTGCCGGGCTGCTGGTGCAGTGGCCTCTGGGGTGGTTGTCCGATCGCTATGACCGGGCGCTGTTGATCCGCAGTTTTGCTTTCAGCCTGGCTCTGGCCGCTTTGCCGTTGGCGATCATGGAGCGGGTTCCGCTAGAGGTATTGTTCATCGCCGGTTTTCTCTGCTCATTGGTCCAGTTCTGTCTGTATCCGCTGGCAGTGGCATTTTCCAATGACCACATCGAGGGGGATCGTCGTGTATCGCTGACCGCCATGTTGTTGGTGACCTACGGGGTCGGCGCCAGTATCGGACCGCTGGTGGCCGGGGTGCTGATGAAGTTGTTCGGCAGCCAGATGCTTTATGCATTCTTCAGTTTTTTCGCGTTGATCCTGGTGTGGCGAATCCGTCCGAAAGCGGTAACCAACCTGCATCAGGTGGACGATGCGCCTCTGCAGCACGTCGCCATGCCGGATAGTATGTCGAGCTCGCCACTGGTGGCGGCACTCGATCCGCGGGTGAATGAGCAGGTGGTGCAGGACCAGATGCAGAACCCGATACCTTCCGAACCAGGGGCCGAATCGGAGCCTGAAGACGATACACCTCGTGAGCAGCCGGACGCGGGCAGCGAAAAAAGTTTTACCGAGGCCAGGCCATAA
- the flgE gene encoding flagellar hook protein FlgE, translating into MSFNIGLSGLYAANKQLDVTGNNIANVATAGFKSSRAEFEDVYSATRLGTGSKTIGNGVRLANVSQQFGQGDVNNTGNVLDMGIQGNGFFILSDNGSLSYTRAGAFKTDAQNYVVDNNGNRLQGYGVDSNGKIINGVLTDLKIDTSSLAPHATTRVDQTMNLNSSDPLPTVTTFNVKDTSSYNKTISTPVYDTQGNQHTMDQYYVKNAASNSWTVYTYIDGRSPSDPTAEPPVALTADITFNPDGSIKTLTAGAGWTLKNNTLTMSGWKPGVLVDAKANPPTWALNGSDAAAGGITFDMTKTTSYASPTARTAQYQDGYATGQISSLTIDESGVMTANFSNQQTKAIGQVAVASFANEQGLQPIGGTRWKETFSSGVAGVDAPKTGTLGAVVSNSLEESNVNLTNELVDLIKAQSNYQANAKTISTQSTIMQTIIQMT; encoded by the coding sequence ATGTCTTTCAATATCGGCCTTAGCGGTCTCTATGCAGCCAACAAACAGCTGGACGTAACCGGCAACAACATCGCCAACGTCGCGACCGCCGGTTTCAAATCGTCCCGTGCAGAATTCGAAGATGTGTACTCGGCCACGCGACTGGGTACCGGTAGCAAGACTATCGGCAACGGCGTGCGTCTGGCCAACGTTTCCCAGCAGTTTGGCCAGGGCGACGTGAACAACACCGGCAACGTGTTGGACATGGGTATCCAGGGTAACGGTTTCTTCATCCTCAGCGACAACGGCTCCCTGAGCTACACCCGTGCCGGTGCGTTCAAGACAGACGCCCAGAACTACGTGGTCGACAACAACGGCAACCGTCTGCAGGGTTATGGCGTCGACTCCAATGGCAAGATCATCAACGGTGTGCTGACCGACCTGAAAATCGACACATCGAGCCTGGCGCCGCACGCGACCACCCGTGTCGATCAGACGATGAACCTGAACTCCTCGGATCCACTGCCAACAGTGACCACGTTCAATGTCAAAGACACCAGTAGCTACAACAAAACTATTTCCACCCCTGTGTACGATACACAGGGTAACCAGCACACCATGGACCAGTACTACGTTAAAAACGCGGCGTCTAACTCCTGGACCGTTTACACCTACATAGACGGTCGCAGTCCATCGGATCCTACCGCAGAACCTCCGGTCGCCCTCACCGCCGACATCACCTTCAACCCTGATGGCAGCATCAAGACGCTGACGGCTGGTGCAGGCTGGACACTAAAGAACAACACTCTGACCATGTCAGGCTGGAAGCCGGGCGTGCTGGTTGACGCCAAGGCCAACCCGCCGACCTGGGCCTTGAACGGCTCGGACGCAGCCGCGGGCGGTATCACCTTCGACATGACCAAAACCACTTCGTATGCTTCGCCTACCGCGCGGACCGCGCAGTACCAGGACGGCTACGCCACCGGCCAGATCTCCAGCCTGACCATCGATGAAAGCGGTGTCATGACCGCCAACTTCAGCAACCAGCAAACCAAGGCCATCGGACAGGTAGCGGTTGCCAGCTTCGCCAACGAGCAAGGCTTGCAGCCAATTGGCGGTACCCGCTGGAAAGAAACCTTCTCCTCGGGCGTGGCCGGCGTTGATGCACCGAAAACCGGTACCCTGGGCGCAGTGGTTTCCAACTCCCTGGAAGAGTCCAACGTTAACCTGACCAACGAACTGGTCGACCTGATCAAGGCGCAGAGCAACTACCAGGCGAACGCCAAGACCATCTCCACCCAAAGCACCATCATGCAGACCATTATTCAGATGACCTGA